A single window of Gadus morhua chromosome 22, gadMor3.0, whole genome shotgun sequence DNA harbors:
- the ppt1 gene encoding palmitoyl-protein thioesterase 1 isoform X1: protein MCHVIRGPASQPGRKRNISGFKMATPLMRLLLAACPLLLVTADPIRKVSTNGTLPLVMWHGMGDSCCNPLSMGAIKKMIEDDVPGIYVLSLRIGNNIVEDTSNSFFMDVNQQVTQVCAQLAQDPQLKGGYNAMGFSQGGQFLRAVAQRCPSPPMKNLISVGGQHQGVYGLPRCPGESSVICNWIRKALNTEAYSDLVQKHLVQAQYWHDPLKDDLYKKHSVFLADINQERVVNETYKKNLQLLEKFVMVKFLNDTVVDPRVTEWFGFLKTGQSKETETLQESLLYTEDRLGLAAMEKAGKLVFLASDGNHLQFTEKWFNDNLLPYIR from the exons ATGTGTCATGTGATAAGAGGACCGGCAAGTCAGCCAGGAAGAAAGCGAAACATAAGCG GGTTCAAGATGGCCACGCCCCTGATGCGTCTCCTGTTGGCAGCCTGCCCGTTGCTGTTGGTTACTGCTGACCCTATCCGCAAGGTCTCCACCAATGGGACCCTTCCTCTGGTCATGTGGCACGGAATGG GCGACAGCTGTTGCAACCCTCTCAGTATGGGGGCGATCAAGAAGATGATCGAGGACGATGTTCCTGGGATCTACGTGCTGTCGCTGAGGATCGGCAATAACATCGTCGAG GACACATCAAACAGCTTCTTCATGGATGTGAACCAGCAGGTGACCCAGGTGTGCGCCCAGCTGGCCCAGGACCCCCAGCTAAAGGGGGGCTACAACGCCATGGGCTTCTCCCAGGGGGGCCAGTTCCT gCGGGCTGTAGCCCAGCGCTGTCCCTCTCCACCAATGAAAAATCTGATCTCAGTCGGGGGCCAACACCAAG GTGTGTACGGTCTGCCCAGGTGTCCCGGGGAGAGCTCTGTCATCTGTAACTGGATCCGCAAGGCGCTCAACACTGAAGCGTACTCCGACTTGGTGCAGAAACA ccTGGTCCAGGCGCAGTACTGGCACGACCCCCTGAAGGACGACCTGTACAAGAAACACAGCGTGTTCCTGGCTGACATCAACCAGGAGAGG GTAGTGAATGAAACTTACAAGAAGAATCTCCAGCTGCTGGAGAAGTTCGTCATGGTCAAGTTCCTGAATGACACCGTGGTGGACCCACGCGTTACGGAG TGGTTCGGCTTCCTGAAGACCGGCCAATCGAAAGAGACGGAGACCCTGCAGGAGAGCCTGCTCTATACCGAG GACCGCCTGGGACTGGCTGCCATGGAGAAGGCAGGCAAGCTGGTCTTCCTGGCCAGCGATGGGAACCACCTGCAGTTCACCGAGAAGTGGTTCAACGACAACTTACTGCCTTACATACGATAG
- the ppt1 gene encoding palmitoyl-protein thioesterase 1 isoform X2: MATPLMRLLLAACPLLLVTADPIRKVSTNGTLPLVMWHGMGDSCCNPLSMGAIKKMIEDDVPGIYVLSLRIGNNIVEDTSNSFFMDVNQQVTQVCAQLAQDPQLKGGYNAMGFSQGGQFLRAVAQRCPSPPMKNLISVGGQHQGVYGLPRCPGESSVICNWIRKALNTEAYSDLVQKHLVQAQYWHDPLKDDLYKKHSVFLADINQERVVNETYKKNLQLLEKFVMVKFLNDTVVDPRVTEWFGFLKTGQSKETETLQESLLYTEDRLGLAAMEKAGKLVFLASDGNHLQFTEKWFNDNLLPYIR, from the exons ATGGCCACGCCCCTGATGCGTCTCCTGTTGGCAGCCTGCCCGTTGCTGTTGGTTACTGCTGACCCTATCCGCAAGGTCTCCACCAATGGGACCCTTCCTCTGGTCATGTGGCACGGAATGG GCGACAGCTGTTGCAACCCTCTCAGTATGGGGGCGATCAAGAAGATGATCGAGGACGATGTTCCTGGGATCTACGTGCTGTCGCTGAGGATCGGCAATAACATCGTCGAG GACACATCAAACAGCTTCTTCATGGATGTGAACCAGCAGGTGACCCAGGTGTGCGCCCAGCTGGCCCAGGACCCCCAGCTAAAGGGGGGCTACAACGCCATGGGCTTCTCCCAGGGGGGCCAGTTCCT gCGGGCTGTAGCCCAGCGCTGTCCCTCTCCACCAATGAAAAATCTGATCTCAGTCGGGGGCCAACACCAAG GTGTGTACGGTCTGCCCAGGTGTCCCGGGGAGAGCTCTGTCATCTGTAACTGGATCCGCAAGGCGCTCAACACTGAAGCGTACTCCGACTTGGTGCAGAAACA ccTGGTCCAGGCGCAGTACTGGCACGACCCCCTGAAGGACGACCTGTACAAGAAACACAGCGTGTTCCTGGCTGACATCAACCAGGAGAGG GTAGTGAATGAAACTTACAAGAAGAATCTCCAGCTGCTGGAGAAGTTCGTCATGGTCAAGTTCCTGAATGACACCGTGGTGGACCCACGCGTTACGGAG TGGTTCGGCTTCCTGAAGACCGGCCAATCGAAAGAGACGGAGACCCTGCAGGAGAGCCTGCTCTATACCGAG GACCGCCTGGGACTGGCTGCCATGGAGAAGGCAGGCAAGCTGGTCTTCCTGGCCAGCGATGGGAACCACCTGCAGTTCACCGAGAAGTGGTTCAACGACAACTTACTGCCTTACATACGATAG